A region of Chloracidobacterium sp. DNA encodes the following proteins:
- a CDS encoding class I SAM-dependent methyltransferase yields the protein MFENFPKTRSVLPPEFQAIYADQYKENRDGGSKASGIAQKLESWMHRKVAADVQSGAEKSTLEIGAGTLNQLPYEPNSKPYDVIEPFHSLFESSPLKIRIRNVYDDISEIPADTKYDRIISIAAFEHICNLPEVIARSGLLLTEGGNLRCGIPSEGTIMWKLGYTLSTGMEFKRKYGLEYEVLMKHEHVNTAKEIEEVLNYFFADVQNSVFGVAKAISFYQFYACKAPRFDRCSSYLADIA from the coding sequence ATGTTTGAGAATTTTCCAAAAACGCGTTCGGTTCTGCCGCCTGAGTTTCAGGCGATCTACGCCGACCAATATAAAGAGAACCGCGACGGCGGTTCAAAAGCCAGCGGCATCGCACAAAAACTCGAAAGCTGGATGCACCGAAAGGTCGCTGCTGATGTGCAGTCAGGCGCTGAGAAATCAACGCTTGAGATCGGTGCAGGAACGCTTAATCAACTTCCCTACGAGCCAAATTCAAAGCCATACGATGTTATCGAGCCCTTTCACTCGCTCTTTGAATCGTCACCGCTCAAAATCCGCATCAGAAATGTATACGACGATATTTCTGAAATTCCGGCCGACACGAAATACGACCGCATCATTTCGATCGCTGCTTTCGAACACATCTGCAATCTCCCGGAAGTCATTGCACGCTCAGGGCTTTTGCTTACGGAAGGCGGAAACCTTCGCTGCGGAATTCCAAGCGAAGGCACGATAATGTGGAAACTCGGCTACACGCTTTCAACGGGCATGGAATTCAAACGCAAGTACGGCCTCGAATACGAAGTTCTGATGAAACACGAACATGTCAACACCGCCAAAGAGATAGAAGAAGTGCTGAATTACTTTTTTGCCGACGTCCAGAACAGCGTTTTCGGCGTGGCGAAGGCTATATCTTTTTACCAGTTCTACGCCTGCAAGGCTCCGAGGTTTGATCGTTGCTCTAGCTACCTCGCCGACATCGCTTAA
- a CDS encoding glycosyltransferase family 2 protein has protein sequence MAESGEKEFISIVMPVYREAAHIGEVLKDVHKALVEADVRFEIILVEDGSPDDTWKALVEQSKNYPMMRAARLSRNFGKEHALCAGLEMARGDAVIVMDADGQHPPAILPKIISTWRESDADIVECTKIDRGEETLFSKVAAGMFYWLWNKLSGFEMRGASDYKLLSRPAVDAYLEMDERNVFFRGMTAWLGFTRAQVPFEVAVRAGGSTSWSIMHRVKLALTGISGFSSLPLQFVTFTGLIFLLFSVLFGIYTLILQIKGSAATGFSTVILLLLVIGSLLMISLGIIGIYLARIYDEIKGRPRYVISQRIEPNEAATPQRRKNDSSVQPLFEMDSNV, from the coding sequence ATGGCCGAAAGTGGCGAGAAAGAGTTTATTTCGATCGTGATGCCTGTTTATCGCGAAGCGGCGCATATTGGCGAGGTGTTGAAGGATGTCCACAAAGCTCTCGTCGAGGCTGATGTGCGGTTTGAGATCATACTGGTCGAAGACGGTTCGCCTGACGACACATGGAAAGCTCTTGTTGAGCAATCAAAAAACTATCCGATGATGCGTGCCGCTCGTCTGAGCCGGAATTTTGGAAAGGAACACGCACTCTGCGCCGGCCTCGAAATGGCTCGCGGCGACGCTGTCATCGTTATGGATGCCGACGGCCAACATCCGCCGGCGATCCTGCCAAAGATCATTTCAACGTGGCGTGAAAGTGACGCCGACATCGTCGAATGTACAAAGATCGACCGCGGCGAGGAGACGCTTTTCAGCAAAGTCGCAGCGGGAATGTTCTACTGGCTTTGGAACAAGCTTTCGGGCTTTGAGATGCGCGGAGCGTCGGACTACAAACTGCTCAGCCGTCCAGCTGTCGATGCCTATCTCGAAATGGACGAGCGAAATGTTTTCTTTCGCGGCATGACAGCCTGGCTTGGTTTTACTCGTGCTCAAGTACCGTTCGAGGTCGCAGTCCGCGCAGGCGGCAGCACGAGCTGGTCGATCATGCATCGCGTGAAATTGGCACTGACAGGCATCTCCGGATTCTCGTCGTTGCCGCTACAGTTTGTAACATTCACCGGGTTGATATTTTTGCTGTTCTCGGTACTCTTTGGCATTTATACATTGATCCTACAGATCAAAGGAAGCGCGGCGACCGGATTTTCGACCGTCATTCTGTTGCTGCTCGTGATCGGAAGTTTGCTGATGATAAGCTTAGGAATTATCGGTATCTATCTCGCTCGAATTTACGACGAGATCAAAGGGCGTCCGCGATATGTGATCTCGCAGCGGATCGAACCAAATGAAGCAGCGACGCCGCAGAGACGAAAAAACGATAGTTCTGTTCAGCCGCTTTTTGAAATGGACAGTAACGTATAG
- a CDS encoding TerB family tellurite resistance protein yields the protein MDNFLLQGIEAYRNQTTRERKFVGYARRIRSLLQTAGRTSDDTFLLMLTPLIEVAWVDGRVGRFEQNAVLKTAEIYGLLKDDVNFVEIMTRLSSRPHASVMETLWNDIADRLYGLPLGMTAAISSLMLEQTRYVADLGQKQIYGLWRGHSSGTDEEINFQQTEKRLSRLDTKESQLNSKTEKNGISDHLKLLPLVKVAWADGRITKRERQMIFDSLFDLGVDPSDENLNQLLHWLELSPKEDFFQESLEKLRAGLETLDDDERAKEKYSLISQCTLIAEVSGGDSNFPAGGRRICDEEITAVKQIARILNGAIKSS from the coding sequence ATGGATAATTTCTTATTGCAAGGAATCGAAGCATATCGAAATCAGACGACACGCGAACGAAAATTTGTAGGTTATGCCAGACGAATACGAAGTCTCTTGCAAACTGCGGGACGTACATCGGATGACACATTTTTACTGATGCTTACGCCATTGATCGAGGTCGCTTGGGTAGATGGCCGAGTCGGAAGATTTGAGCAAAATGCGGTCCTGAAGACGGCGGAAATTTACGGCCTGCTGAAAGATGACGTAAATTTCGTTGAAATAATGACGCGGCTCTCGTCTCGTCCGCACGCCTCGGTGATGGAGACGCTGTGGAATGATATTGCTGATAGGCTTTATGGCCTTCCGCTGGGCATGACGGCTGCGATCTCATCCCTAATGCTGGAGCAAACACGCTATGTTGCCGACCTCGGCCAAAAACAGATATACGGCCTATGGCGCGGCCACTCCAGCGGCACAGACGAAGAAATCAATTTCCAGCAAACGGAAAAACGACTCTCGCGTTTGGACACAAAGGAGTCACAACTAAACTCTAAGACAGAAAAAAATGGCATTTCCGACCATCTAAAATTGCTCCCGCTTGTTAAGGTCGCATGGGCCGACGGACGGATAACAAAACGTGAACGCCAGATGATATTCGACTCCCTATTCGATCTAGGCGTTGACCCGAGTGACGAAAACCTAAATCAACTACTCCATTGGCTCGAACTGAGTCCAAAAGAGGATTTCTTCCAAGAGTCACTCGAAAAACTAAGAGCGGGATTGGAAACACTCGATGATGATGAACGAGCCAAGGAGAAGTACAGCCTGATCTCACAATGCACGCTTATTGCTGAGGTGTCGGGCGGCGATTCTAATTTCCCGGCTGGCGGCAGGCGAATATGTGACGAGGAGATCACCGCAGTTAAGCAGATCGCAAGGATCCTTAACGGTGCTATTAAGAGCAGCTAA
- a CDS encoding TerC family protein has protein sequence MEKTMSLFPFAEYWWFYAGFMAFVLALLAIDLGIFNRVAHVVSFKEASIWTIVWVTLALIFNFLFYLYAAGKFGAEIGHQVGLEFLTGYILEKSLSVDNIFIFVLVFSYFGIPAKYKHRVLFYGILGALVFRAIFIALGSALMQFHWVVYLFGGFLIITGIKMFFTSKEEIEPEKNLLIRIFRKFIPVTNTIDGKSFFLKVGGRWHATPLFIALLFLEATDIIFAVDSVPAIFAVTNEPFIVFTSNIFAILGLRSLYFMLAGVIDKFYLLKYGLAIVLVFVGLKMVWLNDLFGGKFPISYSLGFILTVISASIIFSLIFPHRKESA, from the coding sequence ATGGAGAAAACAATGAGTCTATTTCCATTTGCAGAATATTGGTGGTTTTATGCCGGGTTTATGGCTTTTGTGTTGGCGTTGCTCGCCATCGATCTCGGTATTTTCAACCGCGTAGCCCACGTTGTTTCTTTTAAGGAAGCTTCGATATGGACCATCGTTTGGGTGACGCTTGCATTAATTTTTAATTTTCTTTTTTATCTATATGCTGCCGGCAAATTTGGTGCGGAAATCGGGCACCAAGTCGGGCTTGAATTTCTAACCGGCTACATTCTCGAAAAATCACTTTCCGTTGACAACATTTTCATCTTTGTGCTGGTATTCAGCTATTTTGGAATACCGGCAAAGTACAAGCATCGCGTTCTGTTCTACGGCATTCTGGGAGCTCTCGTATTTAGGGCAATATTTATCGCTTTGGGGTCTGCATTGATGCAGTTTCACTGGGTGGTATATCTGTTTGGCGGATTTCTGATTATTACGGGCATCAAGATGTTTTTTACCAGCAAAGAAGAGATCGAACCGGAAAAAAATCTGTTGATCAGGATCTTTCGGAAATTCATACCGGTCACGAATACAATTGACGGAAAGAGTTTCTTTCTAAAGGTTGGAGGTCGTTGGCATGCAACTCCTCTGTTCATTGCCTTACTGTTCTTGGAGGCAACGGATATAATATTCGCGGTTGACAGCGTACCCGCCATCTTTGCGGTTACAAATGAGCCGTTCATCGTCTTTACGTCGAATATTTTCGCGATACTCGGTCTTAGGTCTTTGTATTTTATGCTTGCCGGCGTGATCGACAAGTTCTATTTATTGAAATACGGACTGGCGATAGTTTTAGTATTTGTAGGACTGAAGATGGTGTGGCTGAATGATCTGTTCGGCGGAAAGTTCCCGATATCATACTCGCTCGGGTTTATTTTGACAGTCATCTCGGCGTCGATCATTTTCTCGCTGATCTTCCCGCACCGTAAGGAGTCCGCGTAA
- a CDS encoding VanZ family protein, with the protein MDFLQEENFWLYAPLILWISGTLYLSSNKGSVSRTIIYFAPMFHLLFPSDDAQVINKNHVFLRKLCHFAGYAILALLASIVFYNSSLLVAAKFWHAGAFAVVLVVASIDEIRQSFYPERHGSLSDVALDCLGGLTMILVFWIIAASAF; encoded by the coding sequence ATGGATTTTTTACAAGAAGAGAATTTTTGGCTCTATGCTCCTTTAATCTTATGGATCAGCGGGACTTTATATCTTTCGTCAAACAAAGGTTCGGTTTCGAGAACTATAATTTATTTCGCTCCCATGTTTCATTTGCTGTTTCCAAGCGATGACGCGCAGGTAATTAATAAAAACCATGTCTTCCTCCGCAAATTGTGTCATTTTGCTGGTTACGCGATTCTCGCTCTGCTGGCTTCTATTGTTTTCTACAATTCGTCGCTGCTTGTGGCGGCGAAATTTTGGCATGCCGGAGCGTTCGCAGTCGTCTTGGTTGTGGCTTCAATAGACGAGATCCGGCAGAGTTTCTACCCGGAACGCCACGGCTCGCTGTCCGATGTCGCCCTTGATTGTCTCGGGGGACTGACGATGATTCTAGTGTTTTGGATCATCGCCGCGAGTGCTTTTTAA
- a CDS encoding DUF3488 domain-containing protein — protein sequence MHFERFFRLVSYIAVFCGFVSLWVSGTFGIAGTGLFIAVMIVAWRLEGSRWQISEKLGTVLIVLALPLYFAAWHFRIITFSGGEAAIAGILARMILSLTAIKLLQKKSDRDWIFLYLMSFFEVLLAAGLSISALYLLTFIVYLLVMASAIIAFEIRKTSHAVELKVSGETVHERDPSSESKAALPVRRLPSAALTLIVFIIVLALPLFFLLPRVGGAGFGGNQLGQKTSSGFSDTVRLGGIGQIQQSNEVVMRVKLEGSANADSGLYFRGVALDTFDNKSWSKSKTGTKIAFEKGEGELVQVDFSAGRENRAIQTIYLEPLDTPVLFALTRAVAIQGNFPVVFKDAYGSLTYSRSYERVSYKVLSDRSLPSASQLRADDKPYISDVSNYRLLPPAFDRRIANLAETVAATAKNRYDKARAIESFLQNNFGYTLEQKAGGDEPLADFLFNVREGHCEYFATAMAMMLRTQGIATRIVNGFNGGEYNDAAEVTIVRQRNAHAWVEVYFPGEDVWVPFDPTPFSGQTAATSSAGITASISKYLEALETFWIQHFVAYDDQEQRSLVRSVRNGIGEYQSGIMSYLNQAQNILAEWWKNVRGDKGLQASVIAIAYGIGYVAAAIFGIFLFIWLFRKIERLPIWQRLWDRFFKKRHASIIEFYDRMQRILADKGWIREPHQTPLEFAYSSGIPEVVSITEKYNRVRFGEKNLSRDEADEIETWLKNLKAD from the coding sequence ATGCATTTCGAAAGATTCTTCCGTTTAGTTTCCTACATTGCTGTCTTTTGCGGCTTTGTGTCGCTGTGGGTTTCGGGGACGTTTGGCATCGCCGGCACTGGTCTATTTATCGCCGTGATGATCGTTGCTTGGCGTTTGGAAGGCTCGCGTTGGCAGATATCGGAAAAGCTGGGAACGGTGCTTATCGTTCTGGCTCTACCACTATATTTTGCCGCGTGGCATTTCCGCATCATCACATTTTCCGGAGGCGAAGCGGCGATCGCGGGCATTCTCGCTCGAATGATCCTCAGTCTGACGGCAATCAAACTCCTCCAGAAAAAGAGCGACCGCGATTGGATCTTTCTCTATCTGATGTCGTTCTTCGAAGTGCTGCTCGCGGCGGGCTTGAGCATCAGCGCACTTTATCTGCTGACATTTATTGTGTATCTGCTCGTGATGGCGTCGGCGATCATTGCGTTCGAGATAAGGAAAACTTCGCACGCGGTCGAACTAAAGGTCAGCGGCGAAACCGTCCATGAACGTGACCCAAGTTCCGAATCGAAAGCCGCTTTGCCAGTCCGTCGGCTGCCGTCTGCGGCGTTGACGCTCATCGTTTTTATTATCGTGCTTGCACTGCCGCTGTTCTTTCTCTTGCCGCGTGTAGGCGGTGCGGGCTTTGGCGGTAATCAGCTCGGGCAAAAGACCTCGTCGGGCTTTTCCGACACAGTGCGTCTCGGCGGCATCGGCCAGATTCAGCAAAGCAACGAAGTCGTGATGCGTGTCAAACTGGAAGGCAGCGCCAACGCAGACAGCGGACTTTATTTTCGCGGAGTCGCACTCGACACTTTTGATAACAAGTCCTGGAGCAAATCGAAAACCGGCACAAAGATCGCTTTTGAAAAAGGCGAAGGCGAACTCGTTCAAGTCGATTTTTCCGCCGGCCGCGAGAACCGCGCGATCCAAACCATCTACCTCGAACCGCTCGACACGCCTGTCTTGTTTGCACTGACGCGTGCCGTCGCGATTCAGGGAAATTTTCCTGTCGTGTTCAAAGACGCTTACGGTTCGCTGACCTATTCGCGCAGTTACGAACGTGTAAGTTACAAGGTGCTTTCGGATCGAAGTCTGCCGTCTGCATCTCAGCTTCGTGCGGACGACAAGCCATACATCTCCGATGTAAGCAATTACCGTTTGCTTCCGCCCGCGTTTGATCGGCGTATCGCAAACCTCGCGGAAACGGTCGCGGCAACGGCGAAAAATCGCTATGACAAAGCCCGCGCGATCGAAAGCTTTCTCCAAAACAACTTCGGCTACACGCTTGAACAAAAAGCCGGCGGTGATGAACCACTCGCCGATTTTTTGTTTAACGTTCGCGAAGGCCATTGCGAATATTTTGCGACCGCAATGGCGATGATGCTGCGGACGCAGGGCATCGCGACGCGGATCGTTAACGGCTTCAACGGCGGCGAATACAATGACGCGGCAGAAGTTACCATTGTCCGGCAGCGAAATGCGCACGCTTGGGTCGAGGTCTATTTTCCCGGTGAAGATGTTTGGGTTCCTTTCGACCCGACGCCGTTTTCCGGACAGACAGCAGCTACATCGTCCGCCGGAATCACAGCAAGCATCAGCAAATATCTCGAAGCCCTCGAAACATTCTGGATACAACATTTCGTCGCCTATGACGATCAGGAGCAGCGGTCGCTTGTCCGTTCGGTGCGAAACGGCATTGGCGAATATCAATCCGGCATCATGTCGTATCTGAACCAAGCCCAAAACATTCTGGCCGAGTGGTGGAAGAATGTTCGCGGCGATAAAGGGCTACAGGCGAGCGTCATAGCGATTGCCTACGGCATTGGCTATGTTGCAGCCGCGATCTTTGGAATATTCCTGTTCATTTGGCTTTTTCGAAAGATCGAACGACTCCCAATCTGGCAACGCCTTTGGGATCGATTTTTCAAAAAACGCCACGCATCGATCATTGAATTTTACGACCGCATGCAGCGAATTCTTGCCGACAAAGGCTGGATTCGCGAGCCTCACCAGACACCTCTCGAATTTGCATATTCGTCGGGAATCCCCGAAGTTGTCAGCATCACCGAAAAATACAATCGCGTTCGGTTCGGAGAAAAGAATCTTTCACGAGACGAAGCCGACGAGATCGAAACCTGGTTAAAGAATTTAAAGGCTGATTAG
- the rimO gene encoding 30S ribosomal protein S12 methylthiotransferase RimO translates to MKKVGFVSLGCPKNLVDSEVMMGQLAEAGYQITNDAGEADTVVVNTCGFIESAKQESIDAILEATQWKANGKASRVIVAGCLVERYRDDLMNELPEVDAFIGTSQVNEILKAADAKFDAKQLTITPVGNKTSTYLYDEYSPRMLATQSHTAFIKIAEGCDRPCAFCSIPSMRGSFRSRRFGSIVEEARNLAKQGVKELVLIAQDSSRYGEDLGEVDALAALIRALGEIEDIEWIRVMYAYPTHISDAFLAAIAETPKAVKYLDMPLQHASRNVLKLMKRGGTRESLEKLIARVREKVPGIAIRTTFITGFPGETDEYFEELIQFVQNCRFDNLGVFTYSDEDGTPAFDLPNKVDPKIAMKRRNRLMKEQAKISKQLNRAKIGQTFSVIFEGLSQESDLLFQGRLEGQTQEIDGYILINDMPESLDPQIGAIYNVKITEAHDYDLVGEIV, encoded by the coding sequence ATGAAAAAAGTCGGATTTGTCAGTCTCGGATGCCCTAAGAACCTCGTTGACAGTGAGGTGATGATGGGCCAGCTTGCCGAGGCTGGTTATCAAATAACAAATGACGCCGGTGAAGCGGACACCGTCGTTGTCAACACCTGCGGCTTTATCGAGTCCGCCAAGCAGGAATCGATCGACGCTATTCTCGAAGCCACGCAATGGAAGGCAAATGGCAAAGCGAGCCGCGTCATCGTCGCCGGATGCCTTGTCGAGCGTTACCGCGACGACCTGATGAATGAGCTGCCCGAGGTTGATGCGTTTATCGGCACTTCGCAGGTCAACGAGATTCTCAAAGCCGCTGATGCGAAATTTGACGCGAAACAGCTAACGATCACGCCTGTCGGCAACAAGACTTCTACATACCTTTACGACGAATACTCGCCGCGAATGCTCGCTACGCAATCGCACACAGCGTTCATCAAGATCGCCGAAGGCTGCGACCGGCCTTGTGCATTCTGCTCGATACCGTCTATGCGTGGATCTTTCAGATCACGGCGTTTCGGCTCGATCGTTGAAGAAGCACGCAATCTTGCTAAACAAGGTGTCAAAGAGCTTGTCCTCATCGCACAGGACTCGTCACGCTACGGCGAAGATCTTGGCGAGGTCGATGCTCTGGCCGCGTTGATCCGTGCTCTTGGCGAGATCGAGGACATCGAATGGATCCGCGTAATGTACGCCTATCCGACACATATTTCGGATGCTTTTCTCGCTGCCATCGCTGAGACGCCAAAAGCTGTCAAATATCTCGACATGCCGCTGCAGCACGCTTCGAGGAATGTTCTCAAGCTGATGAAACGCGGCGGCACTCGCGAATCGCTTGAAAAACTTATCGCCCGAGTCCGCGAAAAGGTTCCCGGTATTGCGATCCGCACGACGTTTATCACCGGCTTTCCCGGCGAGACGGACGAGTATTTCGAAGAGCTTATCCAGTTCGTCCAAAACTGCCGCTTCGACAATCTTGGCGTCTTTACTTACTCCGACGAAGATGGAACGCCCGCGTTTGATCTGCCCAACAAGGTTGATCCCAAGATCGCAATGAAACGCCGAAACCGCCTGATGAAAGAACAAGCAAAGATCAGTAAGCAGTTGAACCGAGCTAAGATCGGTCAAACCTTTTCTGTGATCTTTGAAGGTCTTTCACAAGAATCCGACCTTTTGTTTCAGGGCCGCCTCGAAGGACAAACCCAGGAGATCGACGGTTACATCCTCATTAACGACATGCCCGAAAGCCTCGACCCGCAGATCGGAGCGATCTACAACGTCAAAATCACCGAAGCCCACGACTACGACCTCGTGGGCGAGATCGTCTAA
- the glnA gene encoding type I glutamate--ammonia ligase: MNPKNVLTFAADQEARFVSVRFTDLIGSWHHLTFPIGQLSEDSFEDGFGFDASSLRGWAAIHESDMLLVPDPSRFWIDPFTEDTTLCLIANAVDPITKEGYWLDPRSVAQRAESYLKFTGIADTINVGPEAEFFIFDEARFHNDQHSAGFHVNSDEGHWNSGRESNEFAINNGYHIRPKEGYVPVAPLDTLIDIRNTMATILGQVGIHVECHHHEVATAGQCEIDFKFANLLHTADSLMLFKYVVKNTAHAHGKTATFMPKPIYGDNGSGMHCHQSLWKDGEPLFAGDQYAGLSEMAKFYIGGLLKHAPALVALAAPTTNSYKRLVPGFEAPVNLAYSARNRSAAVRIPMFSSSPKAKRLEFRPPDPSCNPYLTFAALLMAGLDGVQNRIDPGEPLDKDIYDLPPEELANVPSLPGSLDEALNALENDHEFLLKGDVFTTSLIERWIKYKRENEITPLRLRPHPLEFSMYYDI, from the coding sequence ATGAACCCCAAGAATGTTTTAACTTTTGCCGCCGATCAGGAAGCGCGATTTGTTTCTGTTCGGTTTACTGACCTTATCGGGTCGTGGCATCACCTTACTTTTCCGATCGGGCAGTTGTCTGAGGACAGCTTTGAGGACGGTTTTGGATTTGACGCTTCGTCGCTTCGCGGCTGGGCGGCTATTCATGAATCGGACATGCTGCTCGTGCCGGATCCTTCACGGTTTTGGATCGATCCTTTTACCGAAGACACGACGCTGTGTCTGATCGCAAATGCGGTTGATCCGATCACTAAAGAAGGCTATTGGCTCGATCCGCGCTCGGTCGCACAGCGGGCGGAAAGCTATCTGAAATTTACAGGCATCGCTGACACGATAAACGTTGGCCCCGAGGCCGAGTTTTTTATCTTTGACGAGGCACGTTTTCACAATGATCAGCATTCGGCAGGTTTTCATGTGAATTCTGACGAAGGCCATTGGAACTCGGGCCGTGAGAGCAACGAATTTGCGATCAATAACGGCTATCACATTCGCCCTAAGGAAGGTTATGTGCCGGTAGCTCCGCTTGATACGCTGATCGACATCCGCAATACGATGGCGACGATACTTGGGCAGGTTGGAATTCATGTCGAATGCCATCATCACGAGGTCGCGACTGCCGGACAGTGTGAGATCGATTTCAAGTTCGCAAACCTTCTGCATACGGCTGACAGCCTGATGCTCTTTAAGTACGTGGTCAAAAACACGGCACACGCTCATGGCAAGACCGCGACGTTTATGCCGAAACCGATCTACGGCGACAACGGATCGGGTATGCATTGTCACCAGTCGCTTTGGAAGGACGGCGAACCGCTTTTTGCCGGCGACCAGTATGCAGGGCTTTCGGAAATGGCGAAGTTCTACATAGGCGGACTTTTGAAGCACGCTCCGGCGCTTGTCGCTCTCGCGGCCCCGACGACGAATTCATATAAACGTCTCGTACCCGGCTTTGAAGCTCCTGTGAACCTCGCATATTCGGCACGCAACCGTTCGGCGGCCGTGCGAATTCCGATGTTCTCATCGTCACCGAAAGCGAAACGCCTCGAATTTCGTCCGCCCGATCCGTCGTGCAATCCTTATTTGACGTTTGCCGCTTTGTTGATGGCAGGCCTCGATGGTGTGCAGAACCGCATCGATCCGGGCGAGCCGCTGGACAAGGACATTTACGATCTACCGCCTGAGGAGTTGGCAAACGTGCCTTCGCTACCGGGCAGTTTGGATGAGGCTTTGAACGCACTTGAGAACGATCATGAATTTTTGCTCAAGGGTGATGTTTTCACGACCTCGCTGATCGAGCGTTGGATCAAGTACAAGCGCGAGAATGAGATCACGCCATTGCGTTTAAGACCGCATCCGCTTGAGTTTTCTATGTATTACGACATTTAA
- a CDS encoding GNAT family N-acetyltransferase, which produces MKVEPVILEGKFVRLEPMALEHLDGLWEAGQDESLWRLNPMNVSSRDDMQSYIEIAIADQNKGVALPFVTVERSSGKVIGSTRLGNIDVQNRRAEIGWTWIDPAWQRTAVNTEAKLLMLTHAFEVWKCIRLELKTDVLNEKSRNAILRLGAKEEGVFRNHVICDTGRFRDSIYFSIIESEWESVKTNLTSKLRTK; this is translated from the coding sequence ATGAAAGTTGAGCCGGTAATTTTAGAAGGTAAGTTTGTTCGGCTTGAGCCGATGGCTTTGGAGCATCTGGATGGCCTGTGGGAAGCAGGCCAGGATGAATCGTTGTGGCGTTTAAATCCGATGAATGTTAGTTCGCGCGACGACATGCAAAGCTATATCGAAATTGCGATTGCTGATCAAAATAAGGGCGTAGCTTTGCCGTTTGTAACCGTCGAACGTTCGTCGGGCAAAGTAATTGGTTCGACACGACTTGGTAATATCGACGTTCAGAATCGCAGGGCGGAGATCGGCTGGACTTGGATCGATCCGGCGTGGCAACGAACCGCGGTAAATACCGAAGCTAAGCTGCTGATGCTTACTCATGCTTTTGAAGTGTGGAAGTGCATTCGCCTCGAATTGAAAACCGACGTGCTGAATGAGAAATCGAGAAATGCGATATTGAGGCTCGGAGCGAAGGAAGAGGGCGTTTTTCGCAATCATGTTATATGTGACACCGGGCGTTTTCGTGACTCGATCTATTTCAGTATTATTGAAAGTGAGTGGGAATCCGTAAAGACAAATCTAACATCCAAACTAAGAACAAAATGA
- a CDS encoding 2-nitropropane dioxygenase: MERYTLTCPCCEAKLTVDASTGALLAHEEKKKVHGSFEDLKGELNKQKEHREQIFAQEMSSMKDRERLLEEKFQEALKRADTDSDKPFRNPLDLD; the protein is encoded by the coding sequence ATGGAAAGATACACGTTGACATGCCCTTGCTGCGAAGCGAAATTGACGGTCGATGCTAGTACGGGAGCACTTCTCGCTCACGAGGAGAAGAAAAAAGTGCATGGGTCTTTTGAGGATTTAAAAGGCGAATTGAACAAGCAGAAAGAGCACCGCGAACAGATATTTGCTCAGGAAATGTCATCGATGAAAGATCGCGAGAGATTATTAGAAGAGAAATTTCAGGAAGCCCTAAAGCGGGCCGATACTGACTCAGACAAGCCTTTCAGAAATCCCCTTGACCTCGACTAA